A single region of the Drosophila takahashii strain IR98-3 E-12201 chromosome 2R, DtakHiC1v2, whole genome shotgun sequence genome encodes:
- the LOC108060013 gene encoding E3 ubiquitin-protein ligase RNF125, whose amino-acid sequence MVQQKLDTTDSGLQSGESEPPSSFSPDEDGEPDLCAFCLDRIQDPEKLHCNHAFCRRCLEMYLEARSWVAKRCPICRRSLEEQVSRQFNDDWRLFGFMMVLLMLLSLGPFYLLLLYW is encoded by the exons ATGGTACAGCAGAAGCTCGATACGACGGACAGTGGTCTGCAGAGTGGCGAGAGCGAGCCACCGTCGTCCTTCAGCCCGGACGAGGATGGGGAGCCGGATCTGTGTGCTTTTTGCCTGGACCGCATCCAGGATCCGGAGAAGCTGCACTGCAACCACGCCTTCTGCAGGCGCTGCCTCGAGATGTACCTAGAGGCCCGCAGCTGGGTGGCCAAGCGCTGTCCAATCTGCCGCAGGAGCCTGGAGGAGCAGGTGTCCAGGCAGTTCAATGAC GACTGGCGCCTGTTCGGCTTCATGATGGTACTGCTGATGCTGCTCAGCCTGGGCCCGTTTTACTTGCTGCTGCTCTACTGGTGA